Genomic DNA from Solanum pennellii chromosome 3, SPENNV200:
TGAGcaaatgtttatgctttacttctGTTTTGTTCTTGTTTTTGTTAGCCAAACTATCGTGTATGTAAACGTTTCGTTTGTAATTACTTGAGCTAGGTATGGTTTGGTTCTGTGAACTTTTTAAAGCatccctatttttatttttttttaatttttgtctttAAGAAAGGATAGACACGAAATAGGGGTAACGAGATATTGTTTTACATGAATATCGGTGGCAAACTATTCATGTGTTTCTGCAAATGAACTGCAAGCCTAAGATTCACTTCAGATAGTGATGCAGAGAGGGCATTGTTTACAAGTTCCCACGTATCTCTCTGAACTCATacttcaaaaacatttttgtgGAACGTTATGGAAGTCAAcagataaaaatagaaaaaattcaaaatttgcgGAGTGATATTCATTTGCTTTAGAATGTAACTGACATTACTTCGGAACTTTAGAGCTCGAAAAGCATGGTCTGACTTGGATCAATGTTGTTACGAAATATacttttcattttgtttgttaTCTTAAAGCGTTTTCTTCCTCCCAATTATATGACCTTATGTACCTTGGATTCTATCATATGATTGCCATTTGCGTTACTCcgaatttcttcattttacttgCTTTCAAGTTAAATATAATTAAGCATGAAATTTCTGATATATTTTCTGATGGCATACATATTATACGTCTCAAGCCAATTTCTTTGCCTTTGGGCTAGTTAAAAGACTCATGGCTTGATAAAGGTGTATTCTATCTGAATTGCACCCTGTTCTTACTTTTAACTGAGTCTTTTTCTTGCTTAAAATGAAACAGACATCATTGCTTTATTTCAGAGGGCAAAGAATTTGGCAAGCTATTATTCTTGATCTTCTCCCAAAAGGTCTGGGGCACGCAAAGAAGGTAATGCCATTAGACATACTCCTTTTCTACTTTAACAACATCTGATGATAACCGTCAAGGCTTAGGACTACTTGTGATGTCAAAGCAATGAGATAAAACAGCAATTGCTTCCATTACCCACACATCCCCACTCCCCGTCCCACCTAACACACAAATATGAGTCTCCTATGAGGACATAGAGAGGGTAATTAAGTGATCTTGCCTTTCTGGATTGaattgtcattttttttgtaaaaataaacaaatatccaACAGTCCATTGTTGTACACATCTGGTTGAGATCTTTCAGTACGTTTATATTCATAATCTGTATTGTTGATTACGTCAATTTTTTCCTTGAAAAAGATACATGTAATACAAACATTTAACTTCATCGTCTTACTCCTTTACTACAAAGATATTTTGTGCTTCAAACTATACTTAATGGTCTTAAAGCATTTCTTCTAGGCTATGCTTTCTGGCTGCTCTGCTGGTGGTTTGGCAACCTTTTTACACTGTGACAACTTCACCAGTTATCTACCAAAGAATGCCAGTGTGAAGTGCTTGAGTGATGCTGGGTTTTTCTTAGACGAGTATGTTTCTGCCAATTGAATAGTCAAATGTGATTTCCTCTTTGCATTAAACTTAGTGACATGTTTGCAATTGTTTTCTCAGGAGAGATATAGCTTTGAATCACACAATGAGATCTTTCTATGAAGGTCTTATTACCCTACAGGTATGATTTCATCATAGCCATCAGGAATGTCTATTTTAAGCTATCTTATTTTGACAAACGTCGTTTTCTGAAGGGGGTGGAACCAAATCTCAATCAAAATTGCACTTCTACTCTCTACTACCCACACCTGGTACGATCTGAGCCACTCTCCTGTTGTTTAATTCATAATCTGGTGATGAAACTAAGCTCTTCTCTAAGAATTCTTGAGATGTTCTTGCAGTGCTTCTTCCCACAGTATGCATTACCATTCATCGAAACGCCATTCTTCATCTTAAATTCAGCATATGACGTGTACCAAGTATGTTCATTATGTAATTTGATATAAACTAGGCAGTTTTCAGAGTAATGTTTGTTACGCACGGTCCCAATAATGTGTGACCTTATGCTTCTGCAGTTCCATCACATATTGGTGCCGCCTTCTTCCGATCCTCGACGGCATTGGGATCATTGCAAGTTGAATGTCACTGCATGTGATACAAGTCAACTAAATATTTTGCAAGGTTGACAATGCTTATTATATTACTCTTTCAAACATTTACATAGCTATTTAGGCAGACAGGTTTAAGGCTGGGAAAAACTTGCAAGGGTCTGATAGAAAGAAATATCAATTGAACTCATGAAGTATCCAAATATTCAGTAACTAGATTATAGCAATCTTAAATAACATTCTATGTTGACTACTCTTATCATGGTACATTTGCTAGTTTATCTTTATATTTACTGTTCTATAGAGTTCGTAATTTCTATAATATTGATGGCAGTAACCAGGGTTACCTGACTTATTTCAGGGTTCAGGATAGATATGCTTACAGCGTTGAGAGatttctatcaaaattcaaCTAGAGATGGGATGTACATAAACTCTTGCTTCACTCATTGTCAGAGTGAGACACAAGATACTTGGTTTGCAGCTGGCTCTCCTCGAATACACAACAAGGTTGGTGAAATTCATTTTTCTGATCTTCTGCTGCGATGTATTATTCACTGTAAATGCAAACTTAACGCTGGAATGACAAACATGAACATCTTAATAGTGTGTGAAGTGATCTTGTTCCTTTTAGTTTCTTCAACAATGTTACGTGTTTACTACTATGCAAGTCATTATACAATCTGATGCAACTAATAGACCTATCAAGTACAAAAGAGATTTCTTTTTGATTTGTGGCTACTGATTCTGAAACTTCTTGTCTTCAGACAATTGCAGAGACAGTCGGTGATTGGTACTTCAGAAGAAACATCAGCAAGGAGATTGATTGTGCATATCCCTGTGATACTACTTGCCACCACATGATTTGACGCAGAGATCCAATGTTGCTAGTCATAATGCTGATTTTCAAAGGGTAATTGGAACCCAGAAACTCAGCTATACAAAGCCATAGACAACATTGGTTACATAGCGCAGATTGATTCATTTAGAAGGGGTGCAGGGAAGGAATAGgtgttatatacatatatactcaTATTGCAGAGTAAGAGACAACATTCTTTTATTTAGAGAGGTTCACAGAGAGCAAATGTATACATCGTCGTCTAGAAAAGGATATGGTACAGATCCATGATGTGCAGAATGTCGCACCGCTGAGTCTGAAAATTTCATGTTCAAATATCAGGCCAggaaaatatattcattattgttCTGTTATTCCCCTGAATAGTTGGCgtgcacaaataggcacttaaacttgtataaagttgaacaaatagacacacatgttttcctacatatcattttttatcCTACGTGTATTGTTCCATATATGActttgtgtttatttatttaaaagttggatagttaatgcgtttatttgtgcattatgaaagttgaaaacgaaagttaaaatttaaagtcaagtttaaaatgtaatatatgtattatgcctatgaATTATGAAACATGATCTTATGGAAAAAAGAGAAGTATATTTGCTTCACGTTTTATTCAACATAGACGTAACAATTATTTCGTCAGGaatctttttctatttatagaataaataaattcatattttaatttaagttggatTATTTTCTAAATAAGATATTTCATAGCTACTTCATGGAGCAGCAAGTTCCAAAATGGGCAATTTTCATGCAAGGATAGATAAGATAATTTAACATGTAGGGAAgcaaactgtcacgacccaaaacgggccgcgactggcacccacacttatcctactatgtgagcgaacc
This window encodes:
- the LOC107012553 gene encoding pectin acetylesterase 9; the protein is MNVNSISGLKFVLFIFWPWLVNSKGEQNRLLVNMTLVQNATALGAYCLDGSLPAYHLHRGFGAGVDNWLLQFEGGGWCNDIKSCLDRSKSNHGSTRYMNKWEVFSGILSNNASFNPDFYNWNRVKIRYCDGASFSGDAKFYNGTSLLYFRGQRIWQAIILDLLPKGLGHAKKAMLSGCSAGGLATFLHCDNFTSYLPKNASVKCLSDAGFFLDERDIALNHTMRSFYEGLITLQGVEPNLNQNCTSTLYYPHLCFFPQYALPFIETPFFILNSAYDVYQFHHILVPPSSDPRRHWDHCKLNVTACDTSQLNILQGFRIDMLTALRDFYQNSTRDGMYINSCFTHCQSETQDTWFAAGSPRIHNKTIAETVGDWYFRRNISKEIDCAYPCDTTCHHMI